Proteins encoded in a region of the Fusarium keratoplasticum isolate Fu6.1 chromosome 13, whole genome shotgun sequence genome:
- a CDS encoding Six-hairpin glycosidase codes for MAPLNFDTSWIWHPGWIENASASAGGFVDFRKTFSLDRVPAIPVKIHISADTRYKLYINSRIVAAGPVKGDQQLWFFDELDVQPYLKPGENHIAIRVLRFYYSTLLATSFPRTPTPGLFVRHAPSDDPLVQSINFETNESWETSIDLTAHLPKSKFDHFLHVFEDIKREPGQQPKWVPAAPQKFLVDFGLSRPWRLSPRMIPYPRLERTCIQAINNIRSSVPFESWKKHLVQQAARGLREGILLPARSTHHVELEFKYHATANVEFQFLRPKSSGSELSITYSECYEDGPVTSTGPRFKTDRCDYSKQLIGPSDCYVFGGPLDPTAATRRYEAEEMEEVYAPFHFRTFRFISMDIQVASDSDLVLLGVNLTKTNYPLQVVSELNVPGDMSWAKELWTVSLRTLENCMHDCYEDCPFYEQLQYAMDTRSSALFTYCVSGDDRLARQAIVQLHNSFQPAVGLTSSRAPCHHLQIIPHFSLFWISMVADHHEYFGDAEFVSQFFPVCHAVLETFHRRIDAGTGLVRHAESPGEWHFVDWTEAWKPFGIPTAAGRTGFLTFTSCLYAYTLRRLAGLMIAIGRDGLVSEYSSRADALAQAVRNHCFDGEFFTDGLAKQAASTDYSQHSQVWAILSGAAAPDASAIQFLTRSLAAAGDVAPEAEGKGLVFTPTSTAMPFYTLRALSMVGGDAYDAHFTSFWDPWRAQLSQNLTTWVEDSVTQRSDCHAWGSLPLYEFIAEVAGLSPAAPGWATVSFKPRLNLFRELDVKVPVGGHLGSRVVRVQWSTDEETAAVKVTLSLDKWDSSDVNIPMLLQLPDRDETVTLQESIELTVKRPDVTG; via the coding sequence ATGGCTCCCCTCAACTTTGACACCTCTTGGATCTGGCATCCAGGCTGGATTGAGAACGCCTCCGCTTCAGCCGGAGGCTTTGTTGATTTCAGAAAAACATTTTCTCTTGATCGAGTCCCCGCTATCCCTGTCAAGATTCACATCTCGGCGGATACACGTTACAAACTTTACATCAACTCTCGAATCGTAGCTGCAGGCCCCGTCAAGGGTGACCAGCAACTATGGTTCTTCGACGAGCTAGATGTCCAGCCATACCTGAAACCAGGAGAGAACCATATCGCCATCCGTGTGCTAAGATTTTACTATTCGACTCTGCTAGCGACGAGTTTCCCGAGAACGCCTACCCCTGGCCTCTTTGTCCGACATGCACCGTCCGATGATCCTCTAGTTCAGAGCATCAACTTTGAGACGAATGAGTCATGGGAAACATCAATTGACCTCACTGCCCATCTCCCAAAGTCCAAATTTGATCATTTCCTGCATGTTTTCGAGGACATCAAGCGGGAACCCGGCCAACAGCCTAAATGGGTTCCCGCCGCCCCTCAGAAGTTCCTCGTGGACTTTGGGCTCTCGAGGCCTTGGAGATTATCACCGAGGATGATTCCATACCCCAGGCTGGAGCGGACTTGCATCCAAGCTATCAACAACATTCGCAGCAGCGTGCCCTTCGAGTCCTGGAAAAAGCATCTCGTGCAGCAAGCTGCGCGAGGCTTGAGAGAGGGCATCCTTCTGCCTGCTCGAAGTACACACCACGTTGAACTCGAGTTCAAGTACCACGCAACTGCCAATGTCGAGTTTCAGTTTCTCCGGCCAAAGTCCAGTGGGAGCGAGTTGTCCATCACGTACTCCGAGTGTTACGAGGATGGTCCGGTCACCTCAACCGGCCCTCGCTTCAAGACGGACCGCTGCGACTACTCAAAACAGCTTATCGGACCATCTGATTGCTACGTCTTTGGCGGCCCATTGGATCCTACAGCAGCCACTCGACGCTATGAGgcagaagagatggaagaggttTACGCACCGTTCCACTTCAGGACCTTTCGGTTCATTTCCATGGATATCCAGGTAGCGAGCGATTCTGATCTCGTTCTCCTAGGTGTCAACCTCACAAAAACCAACTATCCTCTCCAAGTAGTCTCGGAATTGAATGTGCCAGGGGACATGTCTTGGGCTAAAGAGTTGTGGACTGTCAGCCTCCGAACACTCGAGAATTGCATGCATGACTGCTACGAAGACTGCCCCTTCTACGAGCAGCTACAGTACGCCATGGATACTCGCAGCTCTGCTCTCTTTACCTATTGCGTCTCTGGGGATGACCGTCTTGCCCGACAAGCCATTGTTCAACTTCACAACTCCTTCCAACCAGCTGTTGGCCTCACATCCAGCCGCGCGCCATGCCATCACCTTCAGATCATCCCGcatttctctctcttttgGATTTCTATGGTGGCAGATCATCACGAGTACTTTGGCGACGCCGAGTTTGTCAGCCAGTTCTTTCCCGTCTGCCACGCGGTGCTTGAAACGTTCCATCGTCGTATCGACGCTGGGACTGGTCTTGTACGCCACGCTGAGTCGCCAGGTGAATGGCATTTTGTCGACTGGACTGAGGCATGGAAGCCATTTGGAATACCAACTGCTGCTGGGAGAACCGGATTCCTGACCTTTACAAGCTGCCTCTATGCCTATACTTTACGACGTCTCGCCGGTCTGATGATCGCCATAGGTCGAGATGGTCTCGTCAGCGAGTACAGCTCTCGTGCTGATGCCTTGGCACAAGCTGTCCGCAATCATTGTTTCGACGGTGAATTCTTTACTGATGGGCTTGCCAAGCAGGCTGCTTCAACAGACTATAGCCAGCACAGCCAAGTATGGGCAATTCTGAGCGGAGCAGCTGCTCCTGACGCGAGCGCCATTCAATTTTTGACCCGGTCACTTGCGGCTGCGGGAGACGTTGCACCAGAGGCAGAAGGAAAGGGGTTGGTGTTCACTCCTACCTCCACAGCCATGCCGTTCTACACCTTGCGAGCCCTTTCCATGGTGGGAGGTGATGCCTACGATGCCCACTTCACAAGTTTCTGGGATCCCTGGCGAGCCCAACTCTCGCAGAATCTCACCACTTGGGTCGAAGACAGCGTCACCCAACGATCAGACTGCCACGCATGGGGGAGTTTACCACTCTACGAATTCATCGCCGAGGTTGCAGGCTTGAGTCCTGCAGCCCCTGGTTGGGCGACCGTCTCTTTCAAGCCACGCCTCAACTTGTTCCGGGAGCTTGATGTCAAAGTTCCTGTTGGAGGTCACCTTGGGTCAAGAGTAGTTCGTGTCCAGTGGTCGACTGATGAGGAAACTGCTGCTGTCAAAGTCACTCTTTCACTGGACAAGTGGGATTCTTCTGATGTTAACATTCCTATGCTTCTTCAACTACCAGACAGGGACGAGACTGTTACACTTCAGGAGTCGATCGAGCTTACGGTTAAAAGGCCAGACGTCACAGGATGA
- a CDS encoding General substrate transporter produces MKPATLDKDAHLRQAAASAIPRSSVDTDHWWRYKNLRTLNLLLFFPMLSIFTLGFDGSLMNGLQAVERWREYFGEPKGATLGLFNCAYPIGGLVAVPFISTISDRFGRKWGIASGAITCCVGAALQGGAQSLAMFVVARGIIGGGSVLIQAAGSPLITEIAHPNHRTTATALFHTSYALGSIVAAWTTFGTFRIDSTASWRIPSALQGLPSVIQLLGLWFVPESPRWMVSAGREEDALKMLAKYHAEGDENDALVQFEFNEIRTALSLDQETGQGNFIQNYLEFLRTPGNRLRLFILTFCACLAQMSGNAFISYYLAPILTAAGLTTSLQQTLINATSQMLSWFSSVFFATLPQKFGRRILFLSALVCVFCCLVAITAGSAMFAIDPLNKSAGYAVVAFIYLFSPAYNLGLGPNLGLYVTEILPYNLRLRGMAVFQFWNLVFITFSTLVIPIGLDKMAWKFYIIFVGWVFVEWVVVWFVYPETKGPSLEEIAIIFDGPKSIKDLEMDEGRKSDAVGSAEHQN; encoded by the exons ATGAAGCCTGCCACCTTAGACAAGGACGCACATCTGCGTCAGGCCGCGGCTTCTGCTATTCCACGAAGTTCCGTGGACACAGACCACTGGTGGAGGTACAAGAACCTGCGCACGTTGAACCTGCTCCTGTTTTTCCCCATGCTGTCGATCTTCACCCTTGG CTTCGACGGTTCTCTAATGAACGGTCTTCAGGCTGTTGAGAGATGGCGAGAATACTTTGGTGAACCCAAGGGAGCGACTCTCGGCCTCTTCAACTGTGCCTACCCCATTGGCGGTCTTGTTGCTGTGCCGTTCATATCAACAATCAGCGATCGTTTTGGCCGAAAATGGGGAATAGCATCCGGAGCCATCACCTGTTGCGTTGGTGCCGccctccaaggaggagcccAGAGCCTCGCCATGTTCGTTGTCGCCCGAGGCATCATTGGCGGCGGATCTGTGCTGATTCAAGCTGCCGGCTCGCCTCTCATCACTGAAATTGCACACCCAAACCATCGAACGACAGCTACTGCCCTGTTTCATACCTCGTATGCGTTAGGTTCGATTGTGGCGGCCTGGACCACGTTTGGGACCTTCAGGATAGACTCGACCGCGTCTTGGCGCATCCCATCCGCCCTGCAGGGTCTTCCGTCGGTGATTCAGCTCTTGGGTCTTTGGTTTGTCCCCGAGAGCCCGCGTTGGATGGTTTCAGCTGGCCGTGAGGAGGACGCTCTTAAGATGCTAGCCAAGTACCACGCCGAAGGAGACGAGAACGACGCCCTTGTGCAGTTCGAATTCAACGAGATCCGAACTGCCTTGTCTTTAGACCAGGAGACGGGGCAGGGAAACTTTATCCAGAACTACTTGGAGTTTCTACGCACTCCTGGAAACCGTCTGCGTCTCTTTATCCTCACATTCTGCGCTTGTTTGGCACAGATGAGTGGGAACGCCTTCATCAGTTACTATCTCGCACCTATCTTGACAGCCGCCGGTCTGACAACCAGCCTCCAGCAGACGCTGATTAACGCCACCTCACAGATGCTGTCCTGGTTCTCCTCGGTTTTTTTCGCTACTCTGCCACAAAAGTTTGGTCGAAGGATTCTCTTCCTGAGTGCTCTTGTCTGCGTTTTTTGCTGTCTGGTCGCCATCACCGCAGGAAGTGCCATGTTTGCAATTGACCCTCTCAATAAGTCTGCCGGTTACGCAGTGGTTGCCTTTATTTACCTATTCTCACCTGCCTATAACCTCGGTCTAGGCCCTAACCTGGGCCTCTACGTCACCGAAATCCTGCCGTATAACCTGCGACTCCGAGGTATGGCAGTGTTCCAGTTCTGGAATTTGGTCTTCATTACCTTCTCAACACTAGTTATCCCGATCGGGTTGGATAAGATGGCGTGGAAGTTCTATATCATCTTTGTGGGCTGGGTTTTCGTTGAGTGGGTGGTCGTGTGGTTCGTGTACCCGGAGACCAAGGGACCTTCccttgaggagattgccatcatctttgacggacccaagagcatcaaagacctggagatggacgagggTCGGAAGAGTGATGCTGTTGGGTCCGCTGAACATCAGAATTAA